Proteins encoded in a region of the Thermococcus sp. genome:
- a CDS encoding DUF2226 domain-containing protein: MLPGKFVGVITNFDDPLELTGKTREGYLKLAWRSDSSIKVGYIIMKKGKILGAIVEDVLNNTSIQGDIAFVEIVEAIKQGLVKSVEIYEANVEEILNENPKAYITEVSTIPSSGNDLESFLSLLKMYKGSIEIQDGSKAWILYVEHGIVKAARGIRGSNLRGDSAIREIFREMGHLLKEGKYTTSDRVQFSSSDTVKKGEIFIEGLELLKEKRRLEKGF; this comes from the coding sequence TTCCGGGAAAGTTTGTTGGCGTTATTACGAACTTTGACGATCCGTTGGAGCTAACTGGAAAGACTAGGGAAGGTTATCTTAAACTAGCATGGAGGAGTGATTCCAGTATAAAAGTTGGGTACATTATAATGAAAAAGGGCAAAATATTGGGGGCTATTGTCGAAGATGTTCTTAATAATACCTCAATTCAAGGCGACATTGCATTCGTTGAGATAGTTGAGGCGATAAAACAGGGTCTTGTGAAGTCTGTCGAGATATATGAAGCAAACGTTGAGGAAATCCTAAATGAAAATCCCAAGGCATACATCACCGAAGTCTCCACTATCCCAAGCTCTGGAAACGACTTGGAAAGTTTCTTATCCCTCCTTAAGATGTATAAGGGAAGCATAGAGATACAAGATGGCTCAAAAGCGTGGATTCTTTACGTGGAACATGGAATAGTAAAGGCCGCTAGAGGCATCAGGGGATCAAACCTCCGGGGTGATAGCGCAATTAGGGAAATATTCCGTGAGATGGGCCATCTTCTGAAGGAGGGCAAATATACAACTAGCGATAGGGTTCAATTTTCTTCCTCAGACACCGTTAAAAAGGGAGAAATTTTTATCGAAGGTTTAGAACTCCTGAAGGAAAAAAGACGGCTGGAGAAAGGCTTTTAA